One Syntrophorhabdaceae bacterium genomic window, TTTGTGGTGACGTATCTGCCGCCCGAGGTCCTCCACGGGCATATGGTCCACATCGTCTACTATGAGCACCGCGTGGGGCACCCCCGTATTGACGCTGCTCAGGAATATCTCCTTGTCCTCCAGGCGCACCGGGTAATCGAGCTTCAGGTCGATGGGTGAAGTGAGCTGGAGCTTTACCCGCGTGCCGCTCACCTCCGCCTTGATGACCCCTGCGATCGTCTCGAATTCCATTTTTTCACTCGTAATGCCGTTAAGAAAGGCAAACCGGGCCGCGCACCGGCCGCCGTTTCCGCACATCTCGGCTTCAGACCCGTCGGCGTTGTAGAACCTCCAGCGAAAATCATGATTTTTCGATTTTTCGATCAGTATTACCCCGTCCGCGCCCACCGAATGATGTACCCTGCACACCTTCTTGACGAATCCCTTCACATCGGGAAAATCGCGGTCAACCGTGCCTTCCCTGTTGTCGACGACAATAAAATCATTTCCACTCGCGCTCATCTTGCAAAATTCCAATTCCGACACTCCTTTATACCTCCAAAAATGATGGGATCGATTCTCCCCTGATCAGGTCTCTGAAGGTCTCTTTTTTTCGTATTACTGCAAATTCGCCTTCTTTGACCAATACTTCCGCGGCCCTCCGTCTGGAGTTATAATTCGAGGACATGGAAAAGCCATAGGCGCCCGCGCTACGGACCGCCAGAAGCTCGTCCCTCTCGAGTATCGCCATCTCCCTGTCTTTTGCGAGAAAATCGCCGGACTCGCAGATGGGCCCCACAACATCGACTTTCAGCTCTTTTTTCGATTTCTCGTTTACGGGGATAATCTCATGATAGGCATCGTACAAAGACGGTCTCACGAGGTCGTTCATGGCCCCGTCTATGATATAGAACGTTTTTCCCGGGACCTTCTTCACATAAAGGAGCCTCGTCACGAAAAGACCGCTGTTGCCCACCAGTACCCGTCCCGGTTCGAGCACCACCGTGAGCCCCGTATTCCTGAGCTCCTGCTCCACTGCCCGGGCATATGCCGCGGGGTCGGGCGGCAGCTCATCCTTGTAGGTGATGCCGAGCCCCCCGCCTATATCGATATGGGAGAGCTTTATTCCATCTTCCGCGAGCTGGCGCACCATGCCCCTCAGAGACCTGACGGCTTCGACAAATGGCGTTATTTCAAGGATCTGAGAGCCTATATGGGAGGAAATACCGAGGGGCTCCAGGTATTTGTCTTCCTTTATCCTTTTATAGAGGCCCCTGGCATCGGCCCACAGGACGCCGAATTTATTCTTCTTGAGCCCTGTGGTGATATAGGGATGGGTTTTCGGGTCTATCTCGGGGTTGACCCTGATCGAGACAGGCACCCTTTTGCCCATGCGGCGCGCAACATCGGCAACCACGCCCAACTCCTCTTCGGACTCGATATTGATCATGAGCACGTCCGCCTTGACGGCAGAGCGGATCTCTTCCGCGGTTTTTCCCGCACCGGAAAAGACGATCTTCTTTCCGGGAATTCCCGCCTTGAGGGCCCTGAAAAGCTCGCCCCCGGATACGATGTCCGTGCCTCCGCCGAGATTCCCGATGATCCTGAGGAGGGAAAGGTTGGAGGCCGCTTTGCAGGAATAGCATGTAATGTGCGGTATCCCCTTGAAGGCATCGTTGAAGACGCGGAAATGACGCTCCAGCGTCTTATAACTGTAAATGTACACCGGTGTTCCCGTGGCCTCCGCAATCTTCTTTACGGGCACGTCCTCGCAGTATAGTTCTCCTGATTTATACGTGTAATAATCCATTCCTCACTCTTTCGTAAGTATTATAATAGACTCTTTCGAGCCTTCACTCTCATTCCCGGAAGTATCGACGGCGGTCACATAATAGGAGACATACCTGGCCTCCGAAACTGTTTCGTCGAGAAA contains:
- the dapF gene encoding diaminopimelate epimerase; this translates as MSELEFCKMSASGNDFIVVDNREGTVDRDFPDVKGFVKKVCRVHHSVGADGVILIEKSKNHDFRWRFYNADGSEAEMCGNGGRCAARFAFLNGITSEKMEFETIAGVIKAEVSGTRVKLQLTSPIDLKLDYPVRLEDKEIFLSSVNTGVPHAVLIVDDVDHMPVEDLGRQIRHHKSFGEKGTNVDFVEVVDKKNLKLRTYERGVEGETFACGTGAVAVGVILKNKELVESPVHIKTRGGEMLKVYLDGDVYLEGESRLIYVGKLNKEALL
- the lysA gene encoding diaminopimelate decarboxylase — encoded protein: MDYYTYKSGELYCEDVPVKKIAEATGTPVYIYSYKTLERHFRVFNDAFKGIPHITCYSCKAASNLSLLRIIGNLGGGTDIVSGGELFRALKAGIPGKKIVFSGAGKTAEEIRSAVKADVLMINIESEEELGVVADVARRMGKRVPVSIRVNPEIDPKTHPYITTGLKKNKFGVLWADARGLYKRIKEDKYLEPLGISSHIGSQILEITPFVEAVRSLRGMVRQLAEDGIKLSHIDIGGGLGITYKDELPPDPAAYARAVEQELRNTGLTVVLEPGRVLVGNSGLFVTRLLYVKKVPGKTFYIIDGAMNDLVRPSLYDAYHEIIPVNEKSKKELKVDVVGPICESGDFLAKDREMAILERDELLAVRSAGAYGFSMSSNYNSRRRAAEVLVKEGEFAVIRKKETFRDLIRGESIPSFLEV